CTGCTCGCCTACAGTATTCAGCCGATTCAGCAGTTCGCCTACACCACCGGGAAGAACGCCACCGACGCGGCGATGGTCATCGATGCGATGGATCTGTTGTACTCCGGGCGGCTGGACGGGTTCTGCATCGTCTCCAGTGACAGTGACTTCACCCGGCTGGCGGCGCGGATCCGGGAGTCCGGGCTGATCGTGTACGGGTTCGGGGAGCGGAAGACGCCGAAACCGTTCGTGGCGGCGTGCGACAAGTTCATCTATTCGGAGAACCTGACCGCGGAGCCGGACGATTCGCCGGTCGCGCCCCGGCCCGCGGCCGGCACCGCGCCGTTGCGGTCGGACAGCGCGCTCGTCAACAAACTGCGTAATGCGGTGGAGGCGGCCTCGGACGACGACGGGTGGGCGGCGCTGGCGGCGGTCGGGCACATCCTGACCAAGCAGAGTCCCGATTTCGACGCGCGGAACTGGGGGTACACGAAATTGAGCGATCTGCTCACCGCCGTCGGCCTGTTCGAATCGGAGCGCCGGCCGACCGAGAAGGGCAAGACGGCGGTCATCTATGTGCGTGACCGCCGGCGCCGCCCGGAGCGCAAGCCGGCCGAAACCGCCTGAGACGGCGGTCAGGTCATCGCGGGCTGTTCGAGGTCGAGCTGGAGGTGGCCGGGCAGGCGGAAGCCGAGCGCGTCCAGCCGGCACGTCGCGCGGACCCGGGTGGTCTGGCCGGTCGGCAGGGTGACCAGGGAGCCGGGTGGGACGTCGGTGTCCGGTGGGCAGAAGACCACGGTCCGGGTGGGGTTGACCACGACGGGGCCGATCACGGTGGGTTCGGCGTAGCGGTTGCCGTGGCGGGCGGTGACGCGCACCGTGGTCGGTGCCGGCGTGTGCAGCAGCGCGAATTCCAGCCAGGTCATACTTCGATCATTGCCCGGCTCGGCAAGACTCATGCATCAGGCGCGGCCGGGCACGAACGCGGCGAGCGCATCAGGCGCGGCCGGGCACGAACGCGGCGAGCGCATCAGGCGCGGCCGAGGACGAACGCGGCGAGCGCCTTGGCGTCGCCCGGGTCGATCCACTCGAAGGTGCCGCGGAGCTGGTCGGAGCGCTGGTCGACGGTGCTCACCGCGGCGGTCATCTCGCCCCACGGCATGGTGACGTGCAGCAGCGTCCGCAGGATCGCCGAGGGCAGGTGCGGACTGTCCTCGCCGGCCGTCGCGCGCAGCAGCAGGCCGCTGGTGGAGATGTCCTGGACCTCGCCGGCCAGCGCGACCAGGCGCTGGTCCGCACCGGTGTCCACCTGCGCGGTGCCGGTAGCCGGGTAGGAGCCGGGGCGCCGGGGCGAGTCGCGGCGCTGGACCACGCCGGTCGGTGAGTCGCCGAGCACGGTGATCAGGCCGCCGCGCAGCTCCGCCTCGACCCAGGCGACGCCGGCGTTGCTGGTCAGCTCCAGGATGCCGTAACGGCGGACGCCGGGGCCGGGGTCGTCGAAGGTGAGCACCGGCATCGGCGGCAGGTCGGCGATGAACGGCGCCTTCGCCTCGGCGAGGCAGATCAGCGGGATCGTCTCCATGTCCGGGCAGCGCAGGGTGAGGGTGCTTCCGGCGGACACCGTGATCATGGTTTCCTCCTCGGTTCCCCTCTGACGTTCTCACGACGGCGGGCCGGGCCGGGGCGGTTCGCCCGGTTCCCGGCCCGCCCGCGCTCAGCCGTGCTTGACGGTCAGGCTGTAGAACTTGACCTTCGCGCCGTTCGTGGTGCTGTCCGACGAGGACTGATTGTAGGAGCCGGCCTTGAAGTACTGCCGGTAGGGGTTGAACGAGGACGGGATCGGGTAGCTGGTCCTGGTCCCGTTCACGGTCAGGTTGATGGTGTTGCCGGTCACGTTGATGACGTAGGCCCACTTCACCCCGAGCGCCACGTTCCCCACCTTGTGCAGGGTCTGCCCGCCGGCGGGCGAGTTCTCGGTGCCGAGGTAGATGTCGCCGTTCGGCCGGTAGTACAGCTCCAGCAGCGGCTTGGTCGACGAGCCGCCGGAGCCGAGGTGCACCTGGCCGACGCAGACGTTCTTGGTGACCGACGGGATCCGCAGCTGGGCGCTGAGCGTGTGGTTGCCGGCCAGGGTCCAGTCCGCGGCGCTGCCGTTGGGGTTCATCTCGCGCAGCTCGGAGCGGGCGTAGTTGGAGTTCGGCGTGGTGACGCCCTTCTCCGGCGCCCAGAAGGTCATCGACCCGTCGTTCTTGTCGGTCCAGAAGTATGCCGGGTTGCTGTACCCGTTCGTGCCCTTGAGCTGCGCCGGCGGGATGGTGTCCGGCTTGCCGGGTGAGCCGGTGGGCAGCTGGAGCTGCCAGACGGACAGGTCGAAGTTGCCACCGGGCGGCAGGGCCGGGTCGAGGGTGGCCGCCGACGCGGCGGTGATGCCCGCGACGCCGAGCCCGCCGACGACGACCGTCGAGACGGCGAGGGCCAGCAGAGTGCGCTTGCGCATGGGAGAGACCTCGATGCGATAGGGATCGGCCTTGCCTGAGGGGGAATTGGCAAGTTGGTTGCCAATAAAGCAGGCGGTCGATACCCGGGTCAACCGATCGGTCCCGATCAAACCCTTAAGAAACCTTAAAACCGAGTTTCCGGTACGCCCGGACCGGCGCCGGCGAGCGATCGCCGGCGCCGGTCCCCCCCCATACGGACGGCCGGTCAGCTCGGGTCCGGTGGCACCAGGACGGGCCGCGGCGGGGGCACCGGCCGGGCCACGCGGGTGCGACCCGGCGGGTAGGGACGGGTCAGCGGCAGGCGGCCGGCGACCAGGCCGGCCGGGATGGCCATCAGGACCGCGATCAGGTCGGTGTCGGCGCCGTTGACCGGCGGGTTGCCGGCCAGAGCGGTGAAGAGGGCGGCGACCGGCAGGGCGATGGACGCGTACAGCAACGGCACCAGCACCACCGGGACGACGACCACGGCCATCGCCGTCGACGCCGGGTACCGCAACCAGTCCCGCCAGTGCCGGGGACGCGGGCCGGCCAGCACCACGACCGCGAACAGCAGCAGGACGATCAGCAGCAGGATCTCCTGGAACCGGCCGTCGTCCGGCTGCGGATGGCGCAGCCGGATCAGCCACGGCCCGGCCCCGGCGAGAGCGCCGAAGAGCAGCGCCACGGCGCCGCGCAGCCGGCTGACCGTCCCGGCCGCGCGGACCGCGACGGCGACCGCGACCATGGCCAGCAGCGAGCCGACCGCCGCGCTGCCGAGGTTGAGCGCGCGCTCCACGTCGGTCGGCGACTCGGTCTCGGTGGCCAGCGCGGCCATCACGGCGGCGGTCAGCGCCACGGTCAGCAGCACCCGGTGGCGGGGCACGACCGGAACGGTGCCGGCCACCAGCGCGGCCACCACCGCGACGGCGGCGAGCAGGACGGTGCCCGAGGTGGGATCGATCCGGTCGAGCTGGATGTCGACCACCAGCCAGAGCAGGCCGCCCAACAGCACCCGCCGGGTGGCCCGGCGGTCGCCGCGCACGGCGACCAGCAGGATCATCAGCACCGCGAAGAGCGCGCCCCAGCGCAGCTCCCGAGCCCAGTACGTGTTGTTCTCCCCGGTCGCGTCCAGATCGTGGACCGGCTCGCTGAGCGGCTGGAGCACGGTCACGCCCAGCGCCCACAACGCCGCACCGGCGGAGGCCAGACCGGCGAGCACGAACCTTTCCAGGGCCGGCCGCCACCAGGGCGCCGGCGCGGCGGCCCGGTCCACCGGGACCGGCTCGGGTTCCGGGTCGGCCGGCACCACCGGGCTGGCCCACCGGCGGACCGTGGCCCGGGCGAACACCACGGCGAACACCGACCAGGGCAGCAGGAAGGCGACCATGTCGACCACGCCGGACAGCACGTAGATCGGCTCGATCACCAGTGAGTCGCCGAGGTAGAGCGGGGCGACCGGCAGCGCCGAGGCGAGCGGGACGCCCACCACGGCCAGCGCCCAGGCTCGGGTGTGCCGGCCGGCGCTGAGCGCTCGCACGGTGGCCGCGACCAGCGGGATCATCAGGATCGCCCAGGCGCCGGCGGCGAGCAGGCAGTTCAGGAAGATGCCCTCGCTGCGCACCAGGAGGAAGAACGAGTGCAGCGCGGCCAGCGGCAGCACCACCGTGGCGGCGACACCCAGGCTGCCGGCCGGGCCGGGGTCGGGCGCCCCGCGCCGGCCGATCCACCGGCCGGCCAGGACGGCGTAACCGGACATCAGCACGGCCATGCCGATGCCCGTCAGCGCCCCGATGAGCAGCCAGGAGTTCTCATTGTCGCCGTAATCGGAGAGCACGCTGCCCAGCATCGACCGGACGACCATGGCGAGGCCCATCCCGAACGCGCCGGCCAGCGCCACCTGCGACGCCGACCGCAGCGCGGCGCCGGCCCGCAGCCACTCCCAGCCGCCGCGCGGCGCGCCCTCCTCGTCGAAGGTCAGCGGCGTGACGGCGAGGCTGATCGCGAAGGCGAGCCG
Above is a genomic segment from Actinoplanes ianthinogenes containing:
- a CDS encoding polysaccharide lyase family 7 protein; the encoded protein is MRKRTLLALAVSTVVVGGLGVAGITAASAATLDPALPPGGNFDLSVWQLQLPTGSPGKPDTIPPAQLKGTNGYSNPAYFWTDKNDGSMTFWAPEKGVTTPNSNYARSELREMNPNGSAADWTLAGNHTLSAQLRIPSVTKNVCVGQVHLGSGGSSTKPLLELYYRPNGDIYLGTENSPAGGQTLHKVGNVALGVKWAYVINVTGNTINLTVNGTRTSYPIPSSFNPYRQYFKAGSYNQSSSDSTTNGAKVKFYSLTVKHG
- a CDS encoding PilZ domain-containing protein — translated: MITVSAGSTLTLRCPDMETIPLICLAEAKAPFIADLPPMPVLTFDDPGPGVRRYGILELTSNAGVAWVEAELRGGLITVLGDSPTGVVQRRDSPRRPGSYPATGTAQVDTGADQRLVALAGEVQDISTSGLLLRATAGEDSPHLPSAILRTLLHVTMPWGEMTAAVSTVDQRSDQLRGTFEWIDPGDAKALAAFVLGRA
- a CDS encoding NYN domain-containing protein, with the protein product MTVSTETARLAVLIDADNAQPSIVEGLLAEVAKYGTAHVKRAYGDWTGTNLRGWKEHLLAYSIQPIQQFAYTTGKNATDAAMVIDAMDLLYSGRLDGFCIVSSDSDFTRLAARIRESGLIVYGFGERKTPKPFVAACDKFIYSENLTAEPDDSPVAPRPAAGTAPLRSDSALVNKLRNAVEAASDDDGWAALAAVGHILTKQSPDFDARNWGYTKLSDLLTAVGLFESERRPTEKGKTAVIYVRDRRRRPERKPAETA